In Pirellulales bacterium, the following are encoded in one genomic region:
- a CDS encoding Ig-like domain-containing protein, protein MLSISPALQVNGDQDFAGENDTIVLMRDSSDTSKLDVTVNGTSSQVKLSDFSQINVNGLGGNDTLIVDSSHGLIPLSINYDGGTGFNTLKLAQTAGDTQTTDNYSVGPNNGQGTSLITGPSGTQSVFFQNLTPVLDVVPSATLTVNATPSNNAINYTNGTVDPANDGEVTIDNQESIEFSNKTNLTINALAGDDVINLNYQPQSLPAAPFKPTGLTSITVNAGDPTASDTLTVNGVAGALDDLIVTPTGTGAGSIAEGTHADASATASFVPVTFSKTENLNLVGQTEDGDGFEETDSGAGATFEIAPGSSPYSGSVTGFLAAGQAGHPPFTFVPITYAGFQGFGILPSSPATGTDTVLVDGTSGDDTFLYSQQTVGGISGPAVQLSTASLIPQATLFVGAAASVKFRGLGGNDSYNFDLTTPLMNIAAGTTVTVQGNGPGTNSVINYTHQAGGEKTQIDLGLSQITDTTVGTVIPTVKFSGISAINDAGHGVAGDNLTILGTGNDNLTYSPINEGGLISESGIVTSSAAATPAINFASIAGTFTLGKTKQALVNGTTDSDNFVVTEGVTSTVAITTNGTNLEPVTIASTVSSLALAGLSGDDTFVVNPSLAGGGLPLSIDGGDPNASDTLVVNAALAADFVVVNKGRILDTGVVRVYQNAVAMPDISYKNVEIVSPNVATGADGQPQLLDMGPDLYEPNESIANAAFLGSGSTLQIQNASIFPNSSSNPPAPADQDYYRVVAQQTGTLDFQVYFKNFSTALLPGGGQLEAQVVDGNGNILGDAAVTTEFGSGLPATGNARVRIPVVAGQTYYLHVFGATGEGASSVVVNAYNATIINTPAPTPFNVELSRNNGTGDLPTNAPQDDTGRSQFDNVTNNNQPLIYIRLDDGIFTNDLPGNVINGAPTPGSPPIGKIPIPYSDGTTAGYRVALFDTTTPGATPNLIGFAIPAPDPANPGQVLPGLYQIDLSTLAPAVTLADGLHGLTAEVQMIDPQVSAPKTPSETGFGANSATLNITVDTVIPPARFGIVSPTGTSTGLAPTSDSGALGTTDSFTTADRITNVTAPTFYGTAEANAIIKLFVLDSTGSPVLIGQTTAVPIDGTNADPNGQWTITSTVNLNDPKFFSQYDGLRHLFITAEDLAGNINDGSNSENTNLQLNIFLDTQGPQIAPPPSSPTTPPIQIITTGDVASNYNIFGLKPANAPNGPTPLVDALTIHIVDNPNRDPADFPNDPAILADIAETPGQFQLVGDANGVISISQIIVTTDPIVNGQPATATVKLVFAQPLPDDRFTLTIKDSGLVDPAGNKLDGESNAIEPNGAPIFPSGDGQPGGNFVARFTVDSRPEIGTYAAGSVYVDANGNNTWDPTNTDATNRDLTFTLGVAPALQGTISPMGIHDAVFAGDFLPQRLIGVKGPIAGQSKVGFDELAAYGYDPILGAFRWLIDTNSDGVIDPSQGDFATIQPAGFQINGEPVAANFDGVPADGDQIGLFNGTTWYLDTSNHHVIDGSATVVQSQLRGAPVVGDFNGDGIADLATYLNGRFQINFGHLSGGKPAWSGTIDATINFGFAGVGGVPVAADMNQDGRTDLGLYQPRTSGSSVQNGEWYWLISNNPTAANPTGLDHPFSPAPLGSDIFAQFGAQTALPIVGNFDPPIQAATPATTNLGTLAGTIMATGQNVQGQQWYSFTASQSHSVNVTAAAGGATSPLELSLYDANMNLLGTGTVTTAGQVQLNSTLSANTQYLVRVTGQSSAVSLNISTASQSPSATSTYDINGDGYFNLSDVVSLVNQYNQGGPGSLQNASLASSGISLDINGDGFFNLGDIVAEVNYYNSHGPGPVTTQAVASQQVTSHQAVVAPAAASTAAVASSTTSSGSSLAAAATDSVFASGLSDSLVAPLNDTADWSVGSVTQASVAAQSRAATGVSSGAATISASQPGSSSTARASVFAAHGQDSDLLDPSDDDLALN, encoded by the coding sequence ATGCTGAGCATCTCGCCCGCCCTGCAAGTCAACGGCGACCAGGATTTCGCCGGCGAGAACGACACCATCGTGCTGATGCGGGATTCGTCCGACACTTCGAAGTTGGACGTAACGGTCAACGGCACGTCTTCGCAAGTGAAGCTGTCGGACTTTTCACAGATCAACGTCAACGGCCTCGGCGGCAATGACACGTTGATCGTCGATTCATCGCACGGCTTGATCCCGTTGTCGATCAACTATGACGGCGGCACGGGGTTCAACACGCTCAAGCTCGCACAAACCGCTGGCGACACCCAGACCACTGACAACTACAGCGTCGGGCCGAACAACGGGCAAGGGACCAGCCTGATCACAGGTCCCAGCGGCACTCAGTCGGTGTTCTTTCAGAACCTGACCCCCGTGCTCGACGTGGTTCCGTCGGCCACGTTGACTGTCAATGCGACGCCCTCGAACAATGCCATCAATTACACCAACGGCACCGTCGATCCGGCCAACGACGGCGAAGTGACGATCGACAACCAGGAATCGATCGAGTTTTCGAACAAAACGAATCTGACGATCAACGCCCTGGCCGGCGACGACGTCATCAACCTGAACTACCAGCCGCAGAGTCTGCCCGCGGCCCCCTTCAAGCCCACAGGTTTGACGAGCATCACCGTCAACGCCGGTGATCCCACGGCCAGCGACACCCTGACCGTGAACGGCGTCGCCGGGGCGCTCGACGATCTGATCGTAACGCCGACCGGCACCGGCGCCGGCTCGATCGCCGAAGGCACGCATGCCGACGCGAGCGCCACGGCCAGCTTCGTGCCCGTCACGTTTTCCAAGACCGAGAATTTGAACCTTGTCGGACAAACCGAGGACGGCGATGGTTTCGAAGAAACAGACAGCGGCGCAGGCGCCACGTTCGAAATTGCGCCCGGCTCGAGTCCTTATTCCGGCAGCGTGACGGGCTTTCTCGCCGCCGGCCAGGCGGGGCATCCGCCCTTCACCTTCGTACCGATCACGTATGCAGGATTTCAGGGCTTCGGCATCTTGCCCTCCTCGCCGGCAACCGGCACAGATACCGTGCTCGTTGACGGAACGTCGGGCGACGACACCTTCTTGTATTCTCAGCAAACCGTGGGGGGCATCAGCGGCCCGGCCGTGCAACTTTCCACGGCCAGTTTGATCCCGCAAGCCACGTTGTTCGTCGGCGCCGCGGCTTCGGTCAAGTTCCGCGGCTTGGGCGGCAACGACTCTTACAACTTCGATCTCACGACCCCGCTCATGAATATCGCTGCGGGTACGACGGTTACCGTGCAGGGGAACGGGCCGGGCACGAACAGCGTCATCAATTACACGCACCAGGCCGGCGGCGAAAAGACGCAAATCGATTTGGGTCTGAGCCAGATCACGGATACGACCGTCGGAACCGTCATTCCCACCGTGAAATTCAGCGGAATTTCGGCGATCAACGACGCGGGGCATGGCGTCGCCGGCGACAATCTCACCATTCTCGGAACGGGCAACGATAACCTCACCTATTCGCCGATCAACGAAGGCGGGCTGATCAGCGAGTCCGGCATCGTCACCAGCAGTGCCGCGGCCACGCCGGCGATCAATTTTGCTTCCATCGCGGGGACTTTCACCCTCGGCAAGACGAAACAAGCTTTGGTGAACGGCACTACGGACAGCGACAACTTCGTCGTTACCGAAGGCGTGACGAGCACCGTCGCCATTACGACCAACGGGACGAATCTGGAACCGGTCACGATTGCCTCGACCGTCAGCTCGCTCGCCCTGGCAGGCCTGTCAGGGGACGATACATTCGTCGTCAACCCCTCCCTCGCAGGCGGCGGGTTGCCCTTGAGCATCGACGGCGGGGATCCGAACGCCAGCGACACCTTAGTGGTCAATGCGGCGTTGGCCGCCGACTTCGTCGTCGTCAACAAAGGACGCATCTTGGACACGGGCGTGGTGCGCGTTTATCAAAACGCTGTCGCCATGCCGGATATCTCGTACAAGAACGTCGAAATCGTCTCCCCCAACGTCGCCACCGGCGCCGACGGCCAGCCGCAGTTGCTGGACATGGGGCCGGATCTGTACGAGCCGAATGAGTCGATCGCCAACGCTGCCTTCCTGGGATCCGGATCGACATTGCAGATTCAGAATGCGTCGATCTTTCCCAATTCGAGCTCGAATCCGCCGGCCCCCGCGGATCAGGACTACTATCGCGTCGTAGCCCAACAGACCGGCACGCTCGACTTTCAGGTCTATTTCAAGAATTTTTCGACCGCGCTGTTGCCGGGCGGAGGGCAGTTGGAGGCCCAGGTCGTCGACGGGAATGGCAACATCCTCGGCGACGCGGCCGTAACGACGGAATTCGGATCGGGCCTGCCCGCCACGGGCAACGCGCGGGTGCGGATCCCCGTCGTGGCCGGGCAGACGTACTACCTGCACGTATTCGGAGCCACGGGCGAAGGCGCAAGCTCGGTCGTCGTCAACGCCTACAACGCCACGATCATCAACACGCCGGCGCCGACTCCGTTCAACGTGGAACTCTCGCGCAATAACGGAACCGGCGACCTGCCGACCAATGCGCCGCAGGACGACACCGGACGTTCGCAATTCGACAATGTGACGAACAACAATCAACCGCTTATCTATATCAGGCTGGACGACGGGATCTTTACCAACGATTTGCCGGGCAATGTCATCAACGGCGCGCCGACTCCCGGCTCGCCGCCGATTGGCAAGATTCCGATTCCCTATTCCGACGGCACCACGGCCGGCTATCGCGTCGCCTTGTTCGACACGACGACACCGGGCGCAACGCCAAACCTGATCGGCTTTGCCATCCCCGCGCCCGATCCCGCCAACCCCGGACAAGTCCTGCCCGGGCTGTATCAAATCGATCTCTCGACCTTGGCCCCTGCGGTGACACTGGCTGACGGGTTGCACGGCCTGACGGCCGAGGTGCAGATGATCGATCCGCAGGTCTCGGCGCCTAAGACTCCTTCCGAAACCGGCTTCGGGGCGAATAGCGCCACGCTGAATATCACGGTCGACACCGTGATTCCCCCGGCGCGCTTCGGCATCGTCTCGCCTACGGGAACAAGCACCGGGCTGGCTCCGACAAGTGACTCAGGCGCGCTGGGAACGACCGATTCGTTCACCACGGCCGATCGGATCACGAACGTAACGGCGCCGACGTTTTATGGCACCGCCGAGGCCAACGCGATCATCAAGCTCTTCGTGCTCGATAGCACCGGCAGTCCGGTGCTGATCGGCCAGACGACCGCCGTGCCCATCGACGGAACCAACGCCGATCCAAACGGACAGTGGACGATCACCTCGACGGTGAATCTCAACGATCCGAAGTTCTTCAGTCAGTACGATGGCCTGCGCCACCTGTTCATCACGGCCGAGGATCTGGCGGGCAACATCAACGACGGCAGCAACTCCGAGAACACTAATCTGCAGCTCAATATCTTCCTCGACACGCAAGGGCCGCAGATCGCGCCTCCTCCGAGTTCGCCAACGACGCCGCCCATTCAGATCATCACGACCGGTGACGTGGCATCCAACTACAACATCTTCGGCCTGAAGCCGGCCAATGCTCCGAATGGCCCGACACCGCTTGTCGATGCGTTGACGATCCACATCGTCGATAATCCCAACCGGGATCCGGCCGATTTCCCCAACGATCCGGCCATCCTGGCCGACATTGCGGAAACACCTGGCCAATTTCAACTGGTCGGGGACGCTAACGGTGTGATCTCGATCAGCCAGATCATCGTCACGACCGATCCGATCGTGAACGGACAGCCGGCCACCGCGACAGTGAAGCTGGTCTTTGCTCAACCGCTGCCCGACGATCGCTTCACGCTGACGATCAAGGACTCAGGCCTTGTCGATCCGGCGGGCAACAAGCTCGACGGCGAGAGTAATGCTATCGAGCCCAACGGCGCACCGATCTTCCCGTCGGGCGACGGTCAGCCCGGCGGCAATTTCGTGGCGCGATTCACCGTCGATAGCCGACCGGAAATCGGCACCTACGCCGCCGGCAGCGTCTATGTCGATGCCAACGGCAACAACACCTGGGACCCGACGAACACCGACGCCACGAATCGCGACCTGACGTTCACCTTGGGCGTGGCGCCGGCGCTGCAGGGAACAATCTCGCCCATGGGCATACACGACGCGGTGTTCGCCGGCGATTTCTTGCCGCAGCGATTGATCGGCGTCAAAGGACCCATCGCCGGTCAATCGAAAGTCGGTTTCGATGAACTGGCCGCCTACGGATACGACCCGATTCTCGGTGCCTTCCGTTGGCTGATCGATACGAATTCCGACGGCGTGATCGACCCGAGCCAGGGGGATTTCGCCACGATTCAGCCCGCCGGTTTTCAGATCAACGGCGAACCTGTTGCGGCAAACTTCGACGGAGTACCGGCCGACGGCGATCAAATCGGCTTGTTCAACGGCACCACGTGGTATCTCGATACTTCGAATCATCACGTGATCGACGGAAGCGCCACGGTCGTGCAGAGCCAATTGCGCGGGGCGCCCGTGGTAGGTGACTTCAACGGTGATGGTATTGCTGACCTGGCGACGTATCTCAACGGACGGTTCCAAATCAATTTCGGCCATCTCTCGGGCGGCAAACCTGCCTGGAGCGGAACGATCGATGCGACGATCAACTTTGGTTTCGCGGGCGTCGGCGGTGTGCCTGTCGCTGCCGATATGAATCAGGATGGCCGCACCGACCTGGGACTGTACCAGCCGCGAACGAGCGGTTCGAGCGTGCAGAATGGCGAGTGGTACTGGTTGATCTCGAACAATCCGACGGCCGCCAATCCCACGGGCCTGGATCATCCTTTCAGTCCCGCGCCACTGGGTTCGGACATTTTCGCGCAATTTGGCGCGCAGACCGCGCTACCGATCGTCGGCAATTTTGATCCGCCGATTCAGGCCGCCACGCCGGCGACGACGAATTTAGGAACGCTGGCTGGCACGATCATGGCGACCGGCCAAAACGTTCAGGGGCAGCAGTGGTACAGCTTCACCGCCTCGCAGAGTCATTCGGTCAACGTGACCGCGGCCGCCGGCGGGGCGACTTCGCCGCTCGAACTCAGTCTATACGACGCCAATATGAACCTGCTTGGCACCGGTACGGTGACCACCGCGGGGCAGGTGCAGCTCAACAGCACTCTTTCCGCCAATACGCAGTACCTGGTGCGCGTCACTGGCCAAAGCAGCGCGGTCAGCTTGAATATTTCGACCGCGTCGCAATCGCCGAGCGCCACGAGCACCTACGACATCAATGGCGACGGATATTTCAACCTCAGTGACGTCGTTTCCCTGGTTAACCAATACAACCAGGGTGGCCCGGGGAGTTTACAGAATGCATCGCTCGCGTCTTCCGGGATCAGCCTCGACATCAATGGCGACGGTTTCTTCAACTTGGGAGACATCGTTGCCGAGGTCAACTACTACAACTCCCATGGCCCCGGACCAGTAACGACTCAGGCGGTTGCGTCTCAGCAAGTCACGTCTCATCAAGCCGTCGTGGCGCCTGCTGCCGCGTCAACGGCCGCGGTTGCATCATCGACCACTTCATCCGGCAGCTCGCTAGCCGCCGCGGCGACCGATTCGGTCTTTGCCTCGGGCTTGTCGGACTCTCTGGTCGCTCCGCTCAATGACACGGCCGATTGGTCGGTTGGTTCCGTCACCCAGGCGTCGGTGGCCGCACAGTCTCGTGCTGCGACCGGAGTGAGCAGTGGCGCCGCGACAATAAGCGCGAGCCAGCCCGGCAGCAGCTCGACCGCCCGCGCTTCGGTGTTTGCGGCGCACGGGCAAGATTCCGACTTGCTCGATCCGTCGGACGACGACCTGGCGCTCAACTGA